From Paenibacillus sp. PvR098:
AATGGCTAGGCTTGTCCGTACAGGAGCGTGTCCGAATCAGCATGGCTGGGCTTTTTCACGATGTAGGCAAGCTCTTCGTTCCTCTATCTATCCTTCATAAGCCGGGTAAATTAGACGATAATGAATTTCGTGAAATCAAGCGTCACTCGCAGTATGGGTATGAGCTTCTCCGCCGCGAGTCGGGTCTGGACCCGCTTATTGCTTTGGCTGCTCTGCAGCACCATGAAAGGGAGGATGGCAGCGGTTATCCTGCTGGGTTGTCCGGTAATCGTCTTGAACAAGTCAGTAAAATTGTTGCGGTCGCCGATGTGTTTCATGCTATGTCCTCCAAAAGGGCCTATCGGAATGCGTTGCCTCTGTTTGATGTTCTACAGAGTATTGCCGATCATGCATACGGGCTGCTGGAGCCAGGGATCGTTCGCTGCTTTATCCGGCATATGACTGAATGTATGATCGGCAGTCGTGTAAGCTTATCCGATGGAACGCAAGCGACCGTAGTGATGGTTCACGTGGGGGACCCGTTTCGTCCACTAGTGTATGGATCCGGTCAGTTTATCGATTTGAGGCAGCGGCCGGAATTGAAGATCGGAAGTTTAAGTAGCGGGACACCCGTTCCCGTCTAATCGAGAATATAGCAAAGGCGCCGGGCGGTTTCTCCGCCGATGGGCGCTTTTTTTAGTTACAGATTCCATGATGAGGATAGCGTGCGGTAAGACCAAAGGCATATTAGGGAATTCCGTATCATATCATATCCATTACAGGAGAATGTAAACGTTTACGGACAACCTTGGATAAACAAGGTGATTCATATGTAATTGATTCTCCATGCACAACCTGACTTGACAAGCGCGATGTGGAGGTGGTTTCAATGACTAGCAAACCTTGGCTTAAGCATTATCCTGCTGAGGTGCCACCGACCTTTGATTATCCAAAGCAAAATTTGGCGCATTTTTTGAAGGAATCTGCTCAAACATATCCGAAGCATACGGCTTTGGATTTTTTGGGTAAGACGTTATCTTACCAGGAGCTGCTTGATTTGTCTTACCGATTTGCAAATGCGTTGAGCCAGCTCGGCGTGCGTAAAGGAGATCGCGTAGCGATTATGCTGCCTAATTGCCCACAGACGGTGATCGCTTATTTTGGCACCTTGCTTATGGGCGGAGTGGTGGTGATGACGAATCCGATGTACACGCCGCGTGAGCTGGAGTACCAGATCAAGGACGCCGGGGCAAAGGTGATCGTGACCTTGGATTTGCTGTTTGAGCGAGTATACAAGGTGATGGAACCAGCAGGAATCCGACAGTTGATCGTAACGTCGATCAAAGATTACATGCCGATACCGCAAAACTGGCTTTATCCGCTGTTTGCACGACTTAAAAAGATGAAGCGGGAAGTGATTTACGGGGACGGTGTATATTCTTTTGTGAAGCTGCTGGGCAGGGCCTCTCCAGATCCTTGCGGCGTGAAGCTGGACCCGGAGCATGACCTGGCACTTATTCAGTATACCGGCGGGACGACCGGGCGGGCCAAAGGTGTGATGCTGACGCATTATAACTTGGTTGTCAATACGATTCAAAACCGTCTATGGTCGTATCGTTCTAAACAAACCAATGAAGTTTATTTGTCCGCCTTGCCATTCTTCCATGTGTTTGGCTTGACGGTGCTGCTGAATCAATCGGTATATTTAGCTGGAAAGATGGCGCTGCTGCCGCGTTTTGAAATTAACTTGCTTCTCGAAACCATGCGTCGGGTGAAGCCAACCGTCTTCCCGGGAGCCCCAACGATGTATATGACCTTGATCAATCATCTGCAAACGATGCGCTTCAACTTATCGTCGTTGGAGGTCTGTGTCAGCGGAGCGGCTCCTCTTCCGGTGGAGATTCAGCAGCGGTTTGAAGCGATGACGGGTGCCAGACTGGTCGAAGGCTACGGCTTAACGGAGGCGTCGCCGGTCACCCATGCGAATAATATATGGGAGCAACGAAAAATCGGATCGATTGGCATCCCCTTTCCCGATACGGAAGCACGAATCGTGGATCCTGATAATCAAGGAAAGGAACTGCCGGTGGGAGAGATCGGTGAGCTGATCATTCGGGGACCGCAGGTCATGAAAGGTTATTGGAACCGTCCGGAGGAGACAGAGTCCGCTTTACGAGACGGTTGGCTGTATACTGGAGATATGGCAAAAATGGATCAAGATGGTTTTTTCTATATTCTGGACCGTAAAAAGGATTTAATTATCGCTGGCGGCTATAACGTCTATCCGCGTGAAGTCGAGGAGGTCCTTTACGAGCATCCTGAGGTTGAAGAGGCCGTGGTGGCCGGGGTACATGACCTCTATCGCGGGGAGACGGTCAAGGCTTATTTGGTGATGAAAAAAAACAGTGAAGCGGGTGCGGAAGAATTAAACAGCTGGTGCCGCAATCGGCTTGCAGCCTACAAGGTGCCGCACGTCTACGAATTTCGCGATGCATTGCCCAAATCCCTAATAGGCAAGGTGCTGAGAAGAAAGCTTGTGGAGGAAGAAATGAAAAGGACCGATGACGACACGACGGACAGCTAGGCCGATCATGAGCCACCTAAGGTGAAAGCATGAATAGGAGAGGAGTGCAGAAGAACCGTAAAAAAGAAAGAGTCCAGTTCCATCCGGGAGATGATCGCGGTGTATTGGTAGGGATTTTGCGAACGAACGACGCTTGGTGCCCTGACACCTGATTCAGTTGACAAACGAGGTGAGCTATGGCTATTCGGGATGAGCTTCAACGACTTGCGGATCGAATGAACGGCAGCCCTGAACCGATCCGATCGCTAAATGTGGTGTATCAATTCAATTTGTCAGAAGACAACATTTTGCAGGTTCGTTTTCATGGAGGGCAGGTGGACATCAAGGAGGGGCTGCATTACCCGGCAGATTGCAAGCTAACCATGTCGGAGGGGACGCTTCGCAAGCTGATGAACCGACAACTGAATGCGGCTGCCGCGTATATGTCTGGTGATTTGAAGCTGGAAGGGAAAATGACAGTCGCTTTCCGTCTGCAGGAGGTGTTGAAGGCTTATTCATAGGGTTATTAGGTCCTGCTGCTTGCTTACGATCACCCGCGATCTCTCTTGATCGGGGGTGATTGTCATGGGTTGCTTATGTATCCAGATGCGGGTAGCACATCACAATACCGCTTAACCGCTAAACTTAAATGGAAAGAACAGCTCAATTATAAAGAACAGTTCTTATAAGCCCTTTAGCAAAAAAAATCACACATTATAAGATGTATCCCTCTAGCTCCGCGATACATCTTATAATGTGTGACTTAAGGTCATTTTTTTTTTGCTAGTTAGAACGATTTTCAATGACCATTTTCGTCTTGAAAATGTTGCCTAGCTTCCCGTCAAATCGTTTGTTCAGCGGATTTTTCATATCCCTTCCCAACTCACGAAAAAACATATCCACTTCCGTCGATTTTTTTTCCAAAATCACATTCAGAACACCCGCGGAAGCGATATCTTGATTCTCGTCGAGGGGCACCGAGGTGAGCACCATATACTTCTTCGTTAATGTTTTCATATGCCTTGAGAAGGACTCGATAAGCTCGTCGTTTTCGAATTCATTGATCGCCTGCTGTCCCTGTGCTGTAAACCATAATTGCACCTTCATGTTTATCTTTCCTCCCAATCATTATTTCCGAAAATTCTAATCTTTATTTGCTTGCTATTTTTTTCGGTTAAACATTTGTGGTTTCAACTGCTCTCCAAAAGTTTTCATCTCGTCGATGAACACCGCCCTTCTCCTACCTAATTTTTAACTCTGGGTTTGCCCCAGGAATCCTCTTGATTTATTGCCTGTTTATTTTCAAATTCCTGTTTGGAAATTCCCTGATTTCTAGCACCCTTTGTCATGTTCAATTGATAATCATTTAGCGCAACCAAGCTGGCTTTGGCTATATATGCACGTCCATTTTCTTCTATAAAAAGAATACGATCCCCCGCATCCACTTCTAATAATTCACGAATGCTCTTTGGAATGGTGACTTGTCCTTTGCTACTTATTCTAGAAATCTCCATTTTTTTCACCCATCTTTTGGTTTTTTGGACTTTTTAGAAATTATTATTAGCTTGGCAAAATTACCTTTCCTTACTTTCCCTACTTTCTTTACTTATTTTATTATATCCCTTTTTATTGAGAATGTATACTCTTCTTCATCGGATCGAATAATTGCATGAAAATGGATTTCTTTGAGGTATTATAAAGAGAATATGCTTTCCGACTTGCGTAATTAGAAATTATAGTATATATTTAAATTTCTGGATGAAGATGTTGTTGTTATTTAATTATCGCGGGGTGGAGCAGCCCGGTAGCTCGTCGGGCTCATAACCCGAAGGCCGCAGGTTCAAATCCTGCCCCCGCAACCAATTAGCCACGTACTTTAAGCGGAGCGGATGATCGTTGCTTGGAGAAGCAATCAAAAAACAGGAGACATAGGTAATTTTAATACCGAAAACTTTGCTTTTTTGAAATAATTGTGTTAGATTTAAAGAATATTGAGATGGAAACAAAATTCGCAAATTGAAAAGGATCTCATTATATGATGGAATTTTTTTCAATGTGTGAATTTTTTTATTTTAGAGAAAAATGATCATGTTACAAATTTATTTTTGGAGGAACTACAAATGGAAACAGGAACAGTAAAATGGTTTAACGCTGAAAAAGGTTTTGGTTTTATCGAAGTTGAAGGCGGGGCTGACGTATTCGTGCATTTTAGCGCGATCCAAGGTGACGGTTATAAGTCATTGGATGAAGGTCAACGTGTTCAGTTTAATGTGACACAAGGTAACCGCGGACCACAAGCAGAGAACGTTACGAAAATTTATTAAGATGCGCATCAAGCTGCTCCTGACGTTGTAGGAGCAGCTTTTCTTTTATTTAAGTAGAACCCTCCCTATAGGGTAATGAAATGGGCATGTACCGTTGTGAAA
This genomic window contains:
- a CDS encoding cold-shock protein encodes the protein METGTVKWFNAEKGFGFIEVEGGADVFVHFSAIQGDGYKSLDEGQRVQFNVTQGNRGPQAENVTKIY
- a CDS encoding HD-GYP domain-containing protein, which gives rise to MMVDDKVSTPLLDMSHLLGKRLKKNIYSRYGILILPASSILTTESIQSIHQHGLKLRSNDVVSPEFEPEQLVGFAVNEMKELFADIRTAGRVPVDKVYSTVLPAINKLVKSSDTHRILLALETQDDDTFKHSVGVSVMAGLIGKWLGLSVQERVRISMAGLFHDVGKLFVPLSILHKPGKLDDNEFREIKRHSQYGYELLRRESGLDPLIALAALQHHEREDGSGYPAGLSGNRLEQVSKIVAVADVFHAMSSKRAYRNALPLFDVLQSIADHAYGLLEPGIVRCFIRHMTECMIGSRVSLSDGTQATVVMVHVGDPFRPLVYGSGQFIDLRQRPELKIGSLSSGTPVPV
- a CDS encoding SCP2 sterol-binding domain-containing protein, which codes for MAIRDELQRLADRMNGSPEPIRSLNVVYQFNLSEDNILQVRFHGGQVDIKEGLHYPADCKLTMSEGTLRKLMNRQLNAAAAYMSGDLKLEGKMTVAFRLQEVLKAYS
- a CDS encoding AbrB/MazE/SpoVT family DNA-binding domain-containing protein, producing the protein MEISRISSKGQVTIPKSIRELLEVDAGDRILFIEENGRAYIAKASLVALNDYQLNMTKGARNQGISKQEFENKQAINQEDSWGKPRVKN
- a CDS encoding long-chain fatty acid--CoA ligase; the encoded protein is MTSKPWLKHYPAEVPPTFDYPKQNLAHFLKESAQTYPKHTALDFLGKTLSYQELLDLSYRFANALSQLGVRKGDRVAIMLPNCPQTVIAYFGTLLMGGVVVMTNPMYTPRELEYQIKDAGAKVIVTLDLLFERVYKVMEPAGIRQLIVTSIKDYMPIPQNWLYPLFARLKKMKREVIYGDGVYSFVKLLGRASPDPCGVKLDPEHDLALIQYTGGTTGRAKGVMLTHYNLVVNTIQNRLWSYRSKQTNEVYLSALPFFHVFGLTVLLNQSVYLAGKMALLPRFEINLLLETMRRVKPTVFPGAPTMYMTLINHLQTMRFNLSSLEVCVSGAAPLPVEIQQRFEAMTGARLVEGYGLTEASPVTHANNIWEQRKIGSIGIPFPDTEARIVDPDNQGKELPVGEIGELIIRGPQVMKGYWNRPEETESALRDGWLYTGDMAKMDQDGFFYILDRKKDLIIAGGYNVYPREVEEVLYEHPEVEEAVVAGVHDLYRGETVKAYLVMKKNSEAGAEELNSWCRNRLAAYKVPHVYEFRDALPKSLIGKVLRRKLVEEEMKRTDDDTTDS